One stretch of Streptomyces sp. NBC_00443 DNA includes these proteins:
- a CDS encoding RNA polymerase sigma factor SigF, translating to MAAVTVAQATATAQETVTTQGAALPLVEDPTRVSPRDARQLSRQFFDRLVMLEEGTHEYQYVRNTLIEMNLSLVRYAASRFRTRGDSLEDVVQVGTIGLIKAIDRFEIAREVEFTTFAVPYIVGEIKRFFRDTSWAVHVPRRLQEARAELAKATEELSSRLGRVPTTRELSELMSLSEEEVIEARKASNCYQSASLDAAVTSDGENGESVLADLLGEEDPSLELVEDFHSLAPLIAGLDERERRIIHLRFVEELTQAQIADQIGVSQMHVSRLISRIIKQLRVGLLEPGVA from the coding sequence ATGGCAGCCGTGACGGTGGCGCAGGCAACGGCCACGGCACAGGAGACGGTCACGACGCAGGGGGCGGCGCTGCCGCTGGTCGAGGATCCGACGAGGGTGAGCCCTCGGGACGCACGTCAGTTGTCGCGTCAGTTCTTCGACCGACTGGTCATGCTGGAAGAAGGCACGCACGAATACCAGTACGTACGTAACACGCTTATTGAGATGAACCTTTCGCTCGTGCGGTACGCGGCTTCGCGGTTCCGCACGCGTGGGGACTCCTTGGAGGACGTGGTCCAGGTCGGGACCATTGGGCTGATCAAGGCCATCGACCGGTTCGAGATCGCTCGGGAGGTCGAGTTCACGACGTTCGCGGTCCCGTACATCGTCGGCGAGATCAAGCGGTTCTTCCGTGACACGAGCTGGGCGGTTCATGTGCCGCGCCGGTTGCAGGAGGCGCGTGCGGAGCTGGCGAAGGCGACCGAGGAACTCAGTTCCCGGCTGGGCCGCGTGCCGACCACCCGCGAACTCTCGGAGCTGATGTCCCTCTCCGAGGAAGAGGTGATCGAGGCCCGCAAGGCCTCCAACTGCTACCAGTCCGCCTCCCTCGACGCGGCCGTCACCTCCGACGGCGAGAACGGCGAGTCCGTTCTCGCCGACCTGCTGGGCGAGGAGGACCCCTCGCTGGAACTCGTCGAGGACTTCCACTCGTTGGCACCCCTGATCGCCGGGCTGGACGAGCGGGAGCGCCGGATCATCCATCTGCGCTTCGTCGAGGAGCTCACCCAGGCGCAGATCGCCGATCAGATCGGCGTCTCCCAGATGCACGTCTCACGCCTCATCAGCCGCATCATCAAGCAACTGCGCGTGGGGCTGTTGGAGCCC